In Schistocerca gregaria isolate iqSchGreg1 unplaced genomic scaffold, iqSchGreg1.2 ptg000668l, whole genome shotgun sequence, the sequence GGAAGGGAGTATGATTTGGTCGTACAAGACGTTGCCGCGCTCTACGCGATAGTAGACCGGGATGGGGACGCCGAAGAACCGCTGCCGACTGATGCACCAGTCCGAGTTGAGGCCTTGGATCCAGTCGTTGTATTTTTGAGCCATGGAGGGCGGGAGCCACTGGACCTTCGCGCCCTGTTCCAGCAGGGCATCCTTCTTGTCGAGTGTCTTCAGGAACCACTGTCTGTTTGGGATGTACTCGAGGGGTCGAGTGCCCCGTTCGAAATACTTGACTGGGTGCCGGATGTGCGCGGGGGACGAGCAGAGGGCGCTCGGCTGGCAACCGTCGTCGTCGAGTCGAATCTCTCCCGCGAGGCACTTGAGGATTGTCTTGCGGGCCTCTTCGACGGACTTGCCGGCGACGACTCGGTAGTATCGGTTCGCCGCATCCGGACGGAGGGATCGAAAGGCGTTGTTCGGGCGCGCGGCGACCGATTCGGGTCCTTGAGGCTTGAAGTCTACGTCGACCAACAGCCTGCCGTCCTTGCCGACGGTTTGGAGGAGGGGGAGCTTTTCGCTTCGCCACCACTCGACGTCGAGCGAGTCTCCGAACGTGCAAACCATGACGGCACCCGTTCCCTTGCTCTGGTCGACCAGCGAAGACGAGAAGACGCGAACTCGAGAAAAGAACAAGGGCGTGACGACGTCTCGGCCGACCACGCCCCTGTACCTCGCATCGTCCGGGTGCACCGCGACGCCGACGCAGGACGCCAACAACTCGGCGCGAGTGGTGGCAATCACGATGCAGCGGCTCGAATCGTCTGCCAAACACATTCGAATTTTGTACAAGATTCCCGCGACCTCTCTGTCCTCGACCTCGGCCTGCGCTATGGCGGTGCCGTAATCGACGTCCCACAGCGTGGGACTCGACGCCTGGTAGACCTGCCGCATGTCGAGCAAGTTCAGGAAGTTCTGCTGCGCCGCCCTGCGACTGGCCCTGTCAATCGTGGCGTATTCGTACGCCCAATCCACCGACAGACCGACGCGGGTGAATAGCTCGCGGAAACGCGCCTCGTCCGCTCGAGCGACCCCCTCGCACAGCTCGACGAAGTTCCTCCGAGAAATCAGGCGGCGAGGCGCGCTCGGCGACGCCGGGCCTCGGGGCTCGACCCTCAGGCCGGGCACGTAGGCGACGCGGTCCGAGCACCAAACGTGATAGAGGTCCTGCACTCGGCGCTCGGTGGGCAAGCCGTTGTCGTCCCAGCCCATCGGGTAGAACACGGACTTGCCGTGCATGCGCTGAAAGCGGGCTATCATGTCGGTCTGAGAATACGAGTAAACGTGACCCATGTGGAGCTCTCCAGACACGGTCGGGGGAGGCGTGTCGATCGCTATTCACGCCCACCGACGCACGCGCGGCAAATCGTACGCGCCGAAAAACCGAATTCGTCAACCGAGAGCGCGTGTCACATATGTATTCATACACATAGTACACACGCGACAGAAACTTTCAGCCAACCGCTTccaaccgtttttttttttacgtacaaaAAATTTCGTTGCTCGACCGGCTGTCAAACTTGTAAATGCCGTCCTCTTGCCAGCGGCGCGCCCACTCCATTTCCGCTCGGTGAGAGAAGTGACTCGGGAGTGCGCGGACGTCGGTGTGCGGGACCGCCTGCGCGGACTCGTCCCAAGCCGCTGGCTCCAGCGCCGAGGGCCGAGCTCTCGGGGGAGCGGCGGCCGGTGGCGCCGGGCGCGCGACCGTCGAGTGAGGCCTCTCGCCGCCGCGCGGAGGCGGGAGCGGCGAAAGTTTTCCGACCCGCCGCGAAGAGGCGTGATTCCCGCCATCATCGGTAATCGCGACTCCGTTTTTTCGCCGAAGGCAGAGCGGAACCAACGTCCGCGGCGCCGTCGCCGAACGACGACACGACCAAAGAGCGCGAGCCCCACAAGGCGCCCCCTTCGACGCGCCGCGTCTACGCCCCAACGCCCTTGCAAATTAAAAGCTATTTAGAAACCTCGTTGTGACGCACGCGGCGCGCGCCGCTCCGTCTTTTCCTCTCTCTCCACAACCTACCCAGCGTGCGGCCAAACTGAACCGCGCCCGGCGGCGCGCAACACAAAAACCCCGGCCGAGCTGACACTCGTCCCCGGCGGAAGAATTCGCGAGGCACTTGTACCACCCACGCGACCGATTTCGCGGACTCGCCTCGCGCAATGGCGTCGAGGCCTCGAGGAGGGAGGACCAGCCAGGGCCCGCAAGAGCCGACTCGGCGCATCGGATCGCATGCTCTTCTCTTTTCTATGACCGAGAGGAAATGTGTTTTTTTTGAATAAGaaaggcctcttttttttttatttttttttcgacagaattatttgaagacaaatgagtCGTAGACGACGTCCGGACTTCTTCCCTTGAACACGTCCGGCTGCTTCATGTACTCCTCGATCAGGGCCTTGTCCTCGGTATTGTTGATGTCGGCTTGGCGCCAGACGTAGCTGTCAACGTCATCGACGTACTCCGCGGTGAGCTCGGCGGGGAGCGTCAAGCCACGGACCAAGAAGCAGGCGCTAATTTGGAAGTTGTTTTCCTCCCCGTAGAGATTAATGATGGCGAAGGCGTATTTGCGCGCAGCCTCCAGACGGTGCATGAAACCATTGATGAGGTTAGAGACCATAAATCCTTTGGTCAGCTCTTCGTTGTACTTGTACTCCGCGAACCACAAAGACCACCCAGCGGAGTCATAATGTTCCCAGAACCAGTTGACGGCGTACATGGGGTCCTTCCTGTTGTTCGAAAAGACGCGCTTCCATTCTTCTAGATCAAAGGAAGTCGGCGCAAGCAAGTCCAACGGATTCTTTTTCGCCGGCGAGGCGCCGTTCGCGCTCGGCTTTGGCTCGGGCTCGGACTTCGGGGCCGCCTGAGGGGCCGCCTGAGGCGCCGCAACCGCCATTTCAGTGCACATCGAAAAAGGCGCGGGCACGACGCTGAGGAATTTCGGCTGATTGATGATGGTCTTGAACCAGCGGGTCACATTTCCAAACGGCTTTCTGTAATCCGGGGAAAAAACTTTCTGATAGGGTATGTGCAACGTGCAAGCGATGACGATGTCGGCCAAACTCACCGACTCTCCCACAATGTAGGTCTTCTTCGCCAAGTGCTTGTTCAAGACGTTCAACGCGTCCGCGACGTTCTTCTTGGCCGTCTCGGTAGCCTCCTGGTTGTACGGAAGGTAGCCGTATATGGGGTACAGCCACACCATCAGAGGCTGTTGCAACTTGCCAGTATCCCAATCGATCCACGCGTCGATCAGAGACGACTCATAAGGCGACGAGCCGTAACACACGTTTCCCTTTCGCGCAAAGTACTTGGCTATCGCATTGCTCTCCCACAGCGGGCCGTCCTCGCTGTCCAGGGCAGGGACCTGTCGCACTCGCGGTGAGTCGCGGCGCTTGCGAAAGATAGACAAAAcgcaaaataaaaaaatttttcAAACACCCAATATCCGTAACACATACCTGGCCAGGGGGAAAACGCTCCAAATAAGAGGGCGTCTTGATGGTCTTCATGTCGAAACTCGGCGTCTCGACAGGAATGTTGGCGTAGGCCGCGGTAACCAGCGCCTTGTAGGCCCGGGGGTTATTGGGATATGTGTATAGAACCTGAAATGAAGAACAACGACGTCAAAACCTTCAACTGGCCGAGCATCCAAAACGTGAGGGAAGCGCGCGGAGCAACCGACATACGTGTGGCATAAGGACGGAGTCAAGCTAAAAATGAATTTCGCGAAAATCGCAAAGGCTCAAATTCTTAAAGCCCGAGACGCGTCGCAGAGatctaaatttttttttgttcgaaTCGGGCGTCTAGCCCTGCAGTCGCTCTAAAGCTTTATTGTGGTGTCATGTGTTGAATGCGTTGCCTCTCCTGCGCGGAGAGACTTGACACTTTGTTTCGCCGACGAAATTTGAGTTCATGCGTGTTCGGGATGATTAATTGTCTTGAGATCCCACTTGTGGGACAAGTCTATGGCACGTCGCGCAAATTGCTCGGCAAGCAGATCTTCTGAGATGCTTTCTGCCAATTCGGAATACTGTCCCAAAGCAGAATTCAATGCTTGAACTTCATCGGGAAAAATTGATTGGATCAACTCGATGTCGGATGGCTTCGACTGAGCATAGATTGCCTTCAATTGCTGAACAGCTGCTTTCACTTGATCCGCCGAACCTCTAAGGTGGGCCTCATTGATAATATTCCAACTTTCAATCACAGACGAATCCGTTGAAGCCTCATAATGCAACCCAGCCTGGTACAAAAGAGCCAAGCCGACTTCTCGAAATTGATCTCGGACCTCAATTAGGCCATCGACAATCTCCCCAGCAGTCCACTCGTTAACGGGGACGCTTTTTAACTTTCTAATAACTTCCGCCTGTTTGTCAATGAGTTGGAGAGTCCCTTGCTTGTCTCCCCGCAAAACGGGCCCGAATTTCTGACAGGACTCCTTTAGAACTTTCGGAAGCAAGCTATCCATATTTTTGCTGATTTCGTTTTTGAGGTATCTGTTGATGCACTTGTAGACACACGCCAACCCCAGCAGACGCATCGCCTCCTCTTCTTCTCTATTAAAGGGAATTCCAGTCACCGTCGAAAACAGCACTCTTTCACGCTGCAACTTATTAGCTGCCGCGTAAGCCGTCCACCACGTCTCAACCGGTGCCACCGTGTCCAAAGGCAATCGCAGACCGACAGACGTGTTCACGGACAACACCTCCCCAAGGGTCATTTCGTATTTCAGCTGGTTCAGAAGCATCTCATCTGGCTGAATATTCAAACGCGTCAGgcaaacacaaaaactgcgtcgaaAAATCTGAACCCATGTAGGGAATAGCCTTTTATGTGACAACCAGCAGTCGCAGTCGTACCTTAGAAGCCAGCTCGGCGGCTTCCGAGATCGTGTCAATTTCCCGAAGCCAAGCCACCGCGCGAATATTGGCATCCTTCTTCACTTCCAGGGAAGCCGTTTTTCGAAGCAACTCAGGCTTTTCGACGAGTTTAACGGCTGTTTCTAAACACAAAAGGCCCTCCAATCTTTCGTGACGCTGTTCTTCAGTAAACTTCGTCTCGACTGGATGGAGGCACATATCTAAGCGCCTCAAAATATTCTGATTCTGGGCCTCTTGCGTGCGAGTTCCTAACTTAGAAAAAAGGAACCCTACGCGGCCAATAGGGCGACCTGGAGCTACAAAACAAGTGCACACaaagtcagaaaaatacctgcaaaAAACGTACGATTGGCTCTTTCAGAGCTACTGCTCCCTAATTAACACCCTCGTACTTAGAACGACCTTTTCAACATTGGGTTTCACGACGTAGCCACGCCTCTGGACTCGATTGAGCTAGAAGGTAATTGGCGAAGaatcacaaagagacgtcagcggGTCCTGCAATAAAACAGAGAACACATGGCCAAACCTACCTCTATCAGCTTGCAACTGCGGTACATCTTAGCTATTGAGCACCTAAATCCTGGCTTTTGCTAAAGAGTGCTTGATAGTATAATATGGAAAAAACGCGGTATTTCAAAACCGATTATTTTGCTTCGTATATTGAATATTGTATACACACATTATACAAGCATACCTGAGCGTAAATGTTCATACACAGACTAATAACTCGAGATCATTTTCAAAATCTGAACTTGCTCATTTTCACGCGTTTGAGTTATTCGACTCATTTTTTCCTCTTACATTGCTACCTTACTCCGTATGTGTTGTTCCGAGTTGCTTGAAAGCGTTTAGCCAGGCTCACTGTTACTTGTGCCTGACAACTACCAAGTTAACAGCTGTAAACAAAGCTCATGGAATGCCAATGAGAGGTATCACACCCTGGCATCTGTCACAGCTGCATGGAGATGTTATTTTGAGTGTGCATCAGCTCTCTGTTTTTTTGCTAATTACAAATCCTCTTTCTAATCGCTTTTTAGAAAAAGTGACAGGTAGGGACAAATTCCGCATCTATGAACATCCAAGTTACTAAAAACTTACTTTGTAGCTATACATTATTTACCGAAATAAGGGAACAGTAATATAGAGAAGACAGATGAACAACATTTCTCAAATCGCAGGCGGGTTTTGCCACGCATATTATATGGCCCTAGTAAATAACAAATATGACATGCTAGCTGGCTATTATGGAGAATGCTTGATTTCTCGCGGCGATGCAACTAGATCCTTTACAAATTTTTCAAAGGTCCGTTTATTGGCTATTCTAGATCGCTCCTATCTAATATTTTTTGCTGACAAAATTGTTGCTTTTCTTTAGGACATTGTTGGTGAACTAAAAGAATTCCACACCCAATATTCATCCTTTCTAACCCAAATCTACAGTATTGATGCTCAGCCAATGCATAATGGCATTTTGATTATTGTCACAGGAGCATTTGagaagtctggagaaaaaaaaatttttgtacaaACTTTTGTGTTGAAAACTGTCGAAGACCAAGATAGTGAATGGACAGCATATGTAATTGTTAATGATATTCTAAGAATTCTTAAAGATCCCTATTCAAATCCAAGTCTTGATCCTGTCACAGAGCCGTCTGTGGATAGTACCTCGAAGTCTGATCTGGTTGACCCCTTTGTAAGTAGCGAGTCTAAAAATCTGTTAAATGCTGATTCGGAACCTCAGATGCCTGTCACAGATGCAGGATCTAGTTCTGATTCTGAAGAACCAGATAACATCTCCACAGAACCGAAAGAGCCAAAAAAAGTGTCAAACACGCTACCTGCTTCATCTAGCCCTGTATGTACTTGGGCTCAACATCTCGCTAAAGCTAATTTTGCTAGTAAAAATACATCTTCTTCTAACAAGGAGTCTCCTGTAATGGTTACTGCAAACGTTTCGAGTCCAGCTACTCGTATTGCTGAAAAAGGGCGAACTGGATCAGCCAATAAATGGACTAAGCAATAGATTGGGCAAATTTTTGCCTACTTTTTtttttgcacacacttttttatTAGAGATTATTTCCTAAAACAGAGTATATGACTACTGGTACCTTTTGAGTTAAACTTGGTGTGaacaatgaaata encodes:
- the LOC126318441 gene encoding uncharacterized protein LOC126318441 isoform X1 translates to MYRSCKLIELNRVQRRGYVVKPNVEKVVLTPGRPIGRVGFLFSKLGTRTQEAQNQNILRRLDMCLHPVETKFTEEQRHERLEGLLCLETAVKLVEKPELLRKTASLEVKKDANIRAVAWLREIDTISEAAELASKPDEMLLNQLKYEMTLGEVLSVNTSVGLRLPLDTVAPVETWWTAYAAANKLQRERVLFSTVTGIPFNREEEEAMRLLGLACVYKCINRYLKNEISKNMDSLLPKVLKESCQKFGPVLRGDKQGTLQLIDKQAEVIRKLKSVPVNEWTAGEIVDGLIEVRDQFREVGLALLYQAGLHYEASTDSSVIESWNIINEAHLRGSADQVKAAVQQLKAIYAQSKPSDIELIQSIFPDEVQALNSALGQYSELAESISEDLLAEQFARRAIDLSHKWDLKTINHPEHA
- the LOC126318441 gene encoding elongation factor 1-gamma-A-like isoform X2; this translates as MPHVLYTYPNNPRAYKALVTAAYANIPVETPSFDMKTIKTPSYLERFPPGQVPALDSEDGPLWESNAIAKYFARKGNVCYGSSPYESSLIDAWIDWDTGKLQQPLMVWLYPIYGYLPYNQEATETAKKNVADALNVLNKHLAKKTYIVGESVSLADIVIACTLHIPYQKVFSPDYRKPFGNVTRWFKTIINQPKFLSVVPAPFSMCTEMAVAAPQAAPQAAPKSEPEPKPSANGASPAKKNPLDLLAPTSFDLEEWKRVFSNNRKDPMYAVNWFWEHYDSAGWSLWFAEYKYNEELTKGFMVSNLINGFMHRLEAARKYAFAIINLYGEENNFQISACFLVRGLTLPAELTAEYVDDVDSYVWRQADINNTEDKALIEEYMKQPDVFKGRSPDVVYDSFVFK
- the LOC126318439 gene encoding valine--tRNA ligase-like; the protein is MRSDAPSRLLRALAGPPSSRPRRHCARRVREIGRVGGTSASRILPPGTSVSSAGVFVLRAAGRGSVWPHAGALGRRRGASKGAPCGARALWSCRRSATAPRTLVPLCLRRKNGVAITDDGGNHASSRRVGKLSPLPPPRGGERPHSTVARPAPPAAAPPRARPSALEPAAWDESAQAVPHTDVRALPSHFSHRAEMEWARRWQEDGIYKFDSRSSNEIFSIDTPPPTVSGELHMGHVYSYSQTDMIARFQRMHGKSVFYPMGWDDNGLPTERRVQDLYHVWCSDRVAYVPGLRVEPRGPASPSAPRRLISRRNFVELCEGVARADEARFRELFTRVGLSVDWAYEYATIDRASRRAAQQNFLNLLDMRQVYQASSPTLWDVDYGTAIAQAEVEDREVAGILYKIRMCLADDSSRCIVIATTRAELLASCVGVAVHPDDARYRGVVGRDVVTPLFFSRVRVFSSSLVDQSKGTGAVMVCTFGDSLDVEWWRSEKLPLLQTVGKDGRLLVDVDFKPQGPESVAARPNNAFRSLRPDAANRYYRVVAGKSVEEARKTILKCLAGEIRLDDDGCQPSALCSSPAHIRHPVKYFERGTRPLEYIPNRQWFLKTLDKKDALLEQGAKVQWLPPSMAQKYNDWIQGLNSDWCISRQRFFGVPIPVYYRVERGNVLYDQIILPSADRLPVDPLSDPPSEFPEAQRHSENGFAPDPDVFDTWWTSSLTPQIATKWLEDEKLHRQLFPMNLRPQSHEIIRTWTFYTIVKSLLQENSTPWKQVAISGWVLDKKGKKLSKSKGNASLAPAQVLEKYLSDGVRYWAGYMRLGNDAVLDDRHLTVGKRLVTKIFNAGKLVFSHPPHSPHANVTHALDLSLLSQLHKLVTQCDEWSRHHQFSKVLRETEIFFWSRFTDKYLEMVKARARQRESNPLGSDSAIATMQTAMNVILRLLAPILPHITEEVWSWSLAKRTRYSSVHLSPYPTQRELSDRFPQLSDEKKLSAYENALTTTLACVDTLRKCKADGGLKLSDSVERFQVQMHPEHVEQLQPMWEDVLFALRAKGVETIQNESLERNAFKAAILSQ